Proteins encoded within one genomic window of Nilaparvata lugens isolate BPH chromosome 11, ASM1435652v1, whole genome shotgun sequence:
- the LOC111048949 gene encoding uncharacterized protein LOC111048949, with product MSPHTFSLLILLNEHIQDRTHIREPPILTACMSFSGNMERNASTSYPSPPRPDSPPPPYSEFTPVTHRSVTPSSPLYHQFPPQYSFQPPRPLSPQDTPTSIFEPSRPSTPPSPSMMDVRCVSQAQRRALMWLKANLNLVPNYFQRLLDDSDSDEEEDPTDHRNRYIAICPVCRVADQCILLLPCMHLACKNCTTGVPPKCPCCTIRYSGWLEVNQTIHP from the exons ATGTCTCCTCACACATTCAGTTTATTAATCTTGTTGAATGAGCATATCCAAGATAGAACCCATATTAGAGAACCACCCATACTAACGGCATGTATGTCGTTTTCAGGTAATATGGAGCGCAATGCATCGACTTCCTACCCTTCTCCACCTCGCCCTGATAGCCCACCTCCACCATACAGCGAATTTACCCCAGTTACCCATCGATCAGTCACCCCCTCATCCCCTCTCTACCACCAGTTCCCTCCACAGTACAGTTTCCAACCACCCCGTCCATTATCTCCACAAGATACACCAACCTCAATTTTCGAGCCATCCCGACCCAGTACACCACCCTCCCCATC AATGATGGATGTTAGATGTGTATCGCAAGCACAGAGGCGTGCACTGATGTGGCTGAAAGCGAACCTCAACCTTGTACCCAACTATTTCCAACGCTTGCTGGACGATAGTGATAGCGACGAAGAAGAAGATCCTACAGATCATAGAAATCGCTATATCGCCATCTGTCCTGTCTGTCGTGTTGCAGATCAATGCATCTTGTTATTGCCATGCATGCACCTTGCATGCAAAAATTGTACCACTGGTGTCCCACCCAAATGTCCTTGCTGTACAATACGTTATTCGGGATGGCTCGAAGTCAATCAAACTATCCACCCTTAA